The genomic DNA TATATAAAAGCTCATCCTTTGGCAGATGAGGATTAATACGGAGGAAAAAATTGATAATAAAAAAATGCAGCGGGTGTGGAATTACCCTGCAAACTGAATTTCCTGAAAACGCAGGATATGTATCAGAGGAAAAGTTTATAACAGGAACAGATATTTTGTGTCAGAGATGCTACAGAATAAAGCATTACGGAAAGCATCAGGATATAGAGCTTACAAAAGAAGATTATAAAAAGGAAGTAGAAGATGCAGTAAAAAAATCCGATATTATACTTGCAATATTTGATATAATAGACTTCGAAGGGTCATTCAGTGAAGAAATTCTGGATTTTTTGAGAGAGTATAATTCTATTGTGATGATAAATAAAATAGATCTTCTGCCTAAGACAATACACCCGAGTGAGATATCAGACTGGGTCAAAGGACGTCTTGAAGAAGAAGGAATAGTTCCTTATGATATAGCTCTGATGAGTACAAAAACAAAGTACGGTGTAAACGGTGTATTAAGAAAAATAAAAAGCTTTAAGGAAAATGCGACGGCAGTAGTATTAGGGGTCACTAATACCGGAAAGTCATCTTTTATGAATTCCCTTATGGAAAAGGATAAATCTACAATTTCAAAATATCCCGGAACAACTCTGAAATCTATAAAAAATAAAATAGACGGGACAGATATAAAAATAATAGATACTCCGGGTCTTATTCCCGAAAAAAGAATATCTGATCTTCTGGAGCCTAAAGAGGCACTGGCACTGGTTCCGAACGGTGAAATAAACAGAAAAACCTTTAAGCCGGATAATAATCAGGTTTTCTTCTTTGATGGTCTGATGTGGTTCAGGGTGATTGTGGAAGAGGATGAAAAGAGTCCTATTTTTTCTGCGTTTGCAGCAAAGGATATAAAGTTTCACGTAACGAAGAAAGACAGGGTAGAGGACTTATTAAACAAAGACTTCTTTACTTTCCCGTCAAAAACAGAAAAAGATGCTTACTATCAAAAGATGAAAAAGGAAACACTGACTGTGGAAGCTTTTGAAGAAATGGCAATATCGGGGCTTGGATGGATAAATGTAAAAAGAGGGCCTCTCAAAATAGAGCTGTCTTACCCTGAAAATGTAAAGATAGTTATCAGAAACGGAATAATTAATCCAAAAATTAGGAGAAATAATGAAAAAATCAAAAAAGAAAATGACTAGAGAAACAAAAATAGGAATATTAAAATTTTTTATTTTTATATTTATTATTTTGTGTATTTTTTCTGCATTTGTATTTTTTCAGGGTAAAAGAGGCAGAAGGCTGAAAAGAGTTACAATAGAGATACAGACTGAAAAACTTAATAATTCCATTAAGATTTTTAAGGCTTTGGAAGGGAAATATCCCGAGCTTGCAGGAAAAGAAAATAATCTTAGAGACATAAAGACTTCAAAGGGTGTGACTTTTCAGGAAATTTATGAAGATGAAGAAGTGTTTACACTGCCCAGAGATATAAAAAATGAAATAGAGGAAACAAATATCATAAGACTTGTAAAGGACGAAAAAGGCGGCTGGTATTATGATATGGCAAAAGGGACAATAGAAGCTAACCTGCCTGAAAAGGCTTATAAATAAGGAGTGAAGTATGGAAGATTACGCTGAATTGTTAACCAAAAATACCAGAACAAACAGAATGAATTTACTTTTGCAGTTTACTATTATAATAGTAGAT from Sebaldella termitidis ATCC 33386 includes the following:
- the yqeH gene encoding ribosome biogenesis GTPase YqeH: MIIKKCSGCGITLQTEFPENAGYVSEEKFITGTDILCQRCYRIKHYGKHQDIELTKEDYKKEVEDAVKKSDIILAIFDIIDFEGSFSEEILDFLREYNSIVMINKIDLLPKTIHPSEISDWVKGRLEEEGIVPYDIALMSTKTKYGVNGVLRKIKSFKENATAVVLGVTNTGKSSFMNSLMEKDKSTISKYPGTTLKSIKNKIDGTDIKIIDTPGLIPEKRISDLLEPKEALALVPNGEINRKTFKPDNNQVFFFDGLMWFRVIVEEDEKSPIFSAFAAKDIKFHVTKKDRVEDLLNKDFFTFPSKTEKDAYYQKMKKETLTVEAFEEMAISGLGWINVKRGPLKIELSYPENVKIVIRNGIINPKIRRNNEKIKKEND